The sequence gtgaggtctattgtacagaaagtagcggagggctttgaggccttcttgatggggaatgaaGTGTATAAGgaatggacatccatggtgaaaattaaTCGGTCAGGACCGGGgcactggaagttattgaagaggtggcgggcatgggatgtatcccggatgtaggtagggagggactgaactatgggtgacaaaatggagtcaaggtaggcagatacaagttcgaTGGGACAGGAGCGGGCCGAAACTAtaggcctaccaggacagtcagtTTTATGGATCTTGCGGAGGAGGTCAAAGCGAGTGGAGTGTGtaaattatgagttttttggctgaggatgtaCTGTCTCCGTAGTTAATAAGGGCTGTGATGGTATGGGAAACAATGGTTTGATAATTTTTGGTGGggttctgttccaccattcagggccccaaacagtccttccaggtgagggaacacttcacttgtgagtctgttggggtcatctattgcatccggtgctcccggtgcggcctcccctacatcggcgagacccgatgcagattgggggaccgctacgtccgccacaacagacaggacctcccggttgccactcacttcagctCTCCtttacattcccattcggatatgtacatacatggccttctctactgccatgatgaggttaaacttcggttggaggaacaacacctcatctacagtctgggtagtctccagcctcttggtatgtacattgaattctctaacttccggtaattccctccttatcccttccaccatcccaccttcactctgtctcctcttctagctgcctgtcacctctctcatgattctgccttcttctacaacCCATCGtgttttccccttagattcctccttcaccttttctgcctatccccaccttgcttcccctcccccagcccttgatctttcctctcatTGGTTTTTCAACaggcacattccaccctccccccaccttctttatagggcccgtgacctctccttctttagtcctgatggagggtttcggcccgaaacgttgactgctcctttcaacggatactgcccgacctgctgagtttctccagcttttttgtacatcagtGATTTTATTGACTTCATCTTGACAAATGTTCAAAGCTACATtaaacaatgtgtgagctgctgaCTTGTGGGAATAAATAACCTGCTCCcgactcacacacagtcacatacaattaactgaccggcgacaacgcGTGACAGTTTGAATAATCAGCCCCGTTTCTCACCttcactctgcatcggggaaccgatgattataaaatccAACTTCAGGGCCCTGTCCgagatcgctgcagatccagggtcattgccgagggatttgtctatttaacatcattatattgGCCAGGATGTTCTCAGCTCAAAGTGAGTAAAAGGATTCTCTCCCAGGGACACTGGTTTCCCAGATCTAACCCGGCCCCCTGGGCTCTTCCTCTCTGTGTAATTCCCCGGCACGCCATTTGGAGCAGCTGTTGAATCCGGACACGTGCAGCTGGATAGGATGCGGAATTGCGTCACTACTGGATCGCTTTGGACGTCACAGAGTGTGAGACTGGAGCTAGTTctccattcagatgttcacagatcaactgtcagtccgggtctgggttcctgcagagatctcagttccttcccccCGGTCTGACTGAACTGATTCCTCCACAAGCTAAAACAGATggaagaataaagatgaaataaacagattacacaacagtgtcagtaacaggggactggggttaacGTTTCAActacactcacagacaaatatcaccagtaaACCCGTGGATCAGCTGATATTTTattacattgaacattaacacaaacactcactcaaTCAGCTTCAGACTCGGGAGGGCCaatatgaggcggcggagagcggggacagatcggtccgTGAGCGAGTTGAATCCCAgctccagctccgtcagtgatatgtttgtactgagagcagaggcaagatcctcggcaccagaatctgtgagaccgatatccctcagcctggaggtgagtatgaaggacacagagagacaggagactgcaacacaattactgatcacattaatgttcagacACCcactgactgtaaacacaatctcccagagtctggtacttaccccagtttctctATTCCACACTTGGGGTTTGTCAGAGCCACAGACACCAGCTTtattcctgaatctcccagttcattataACCCAGgcccagctccgtcagtgatgggtttgttctGAGTGCAGAGGCGAGATCCTCAGCACCAGAATATGTGAGACCAACATCCCAGAGCCTGGAGattagagagagtgagggtgaaggacacagagagacaggagatggtacAAATCCCTAGTGCTTATCAGTTatacaattactgatcacattaatgttcaatgtcagacacccagtgactgtaaacacaatctcccacagtctggtacttaccacagtttatgtattttacactccgggttcctcagagccgcagacaccagtttcactcctgaatctcccagttcatttcCCCCAaggctaaacacaaacagacaaattgatgaactaagtgattcaaaccgtgggtctgggggaatttctctcactcggatatttcaggaaataTTAACCCCTTCAGCAAATCACTGAACGGAGTTCCCatcactgcccagctccagggtATTCAGTGAATATCAGTAATGTACtctgtcggtgtgaccctgtaaactccaCATATTCTATCTCATTCCCCGATGGCTAGAAAAATGTTCCTGATATGAGAGCGTTGGGAGGGGCAGGGATGAAGGATGATAGAAAGCCCACAGTGAGGAAAATTTGTGAAAGGGAATGTGTCGATGGGAGATGGTGGAAGAGACCCCACCTGAGGGAAAGAGGTGGGACGAGAAAACCTGCAGGAGAAAGAGAGGAAATAGTAAACATCCCGTAGGAGGAATGAGGATGAGGATGAGAGATTCCGCAGGTataagggatatgggaaaaaggAGATCCGGAAGGGaaaaaatgggaatggggaagagatccctCGGGAGGATACCAAAGGGAAGAGATAACTGCAGAAGATTAGAGGATGCAGAAATAGATTTTACGGGATGGGTCTTTCTGAATTGAGGACCACAATCGGGAGGAGATGCCCaatgatctgatgaagtctccaacatctcTTCACAAGGAAACACAGAACCCTCCCGTCTTTGGAGAATTACTGACCGATCCCCTGGGTATTTGTCACtattcttcacaatctgatttacgACTGTTTAACCCAAATTgttttacattgaaacaacacaatggaactGTTTCACAgtcagagtgagagataaatcaagttacctcaactcctggcacttgtgcagcccgggtcccagccgctggattccttcacactgaatgtgacaGCCCTgcaggtcgaggtgttttattgtatcacagaatccgatgacatgagacaggaccgcgcagtcaatcggggtcagtgccATTCCACTGAATGAGAGTTTGTtcacagatcccagtgcggcctgagccagtccacgattctgagactcaaacaggtagtgcagtgtgttcaggaggctccttttacgaGATGCAATCCTcgtgtttccactctggcgtttaacctcctccttcacccagtcaatcacccggcaggttgtttgatgaggaaatggacccagaaactcctccaggccccgagctgtcattggggaggagagaccagccaCAAAACGGAGGAATACCTCAAACCGCCCATCTGTCATGTTGTgggtttcagtgaggaatttcaggatatccttGGGATGTAgggtcaggaattgtgcgactgcagctacaaactcttggatggtgaggtgtgggaatgtgtacaccacacagcgggcagaatcctctctctccaaaagctccatcaggaacccggacaggaactgggaaggctgcagattgtagctGATCAAATCTCCATATGTAAATATGATCTTCCTCTCGGACAcacctctgaaggccatctgaccaaccctgagtaacacatcacggggtttctcaatctcacggctgtggttcttcaggatgttgtaaatatagtacgagtacagttgggtgatcgtcttgggaactcgctgcgggtcccggactctttgtgtgaagaaggggcccagtgccagagcgaggatccagcagtatgaggggttgtagctcatggtgtacaggatctcattctccttcaggtgtttgaaaacagcttctgccaccgtctgatcttcaaaatacctgatgaaatattccttccgttcctctccaacaaatcccaggatttcagcccagacgcTGATCTTGGCTTtatccaataaatgtaacgcagtgggacgggtggtcaccagcactgaacaccctgggagcagcttgccctggattaaactgtacaaaatgtcagacacttcacaacaccactcgggatctgggcactggtgcttgggttctgtatctctttgactgtcagcaaaatcaacTCTGTGCTCGAATTCATCCAGAccatcaaatataaacagcaatccctctggATTCTTCCAAAcatctctcaggatattcccaaagtaaggatattgATCCTGAAT is a genomic window of Hypanus sabinus isolate sHypSab1 unplaced genomic scaffold, sHypSab1.hap1 scaffold_662, whole genome shotgun sequence containing:
- the LOC132389805 gene encoding NACHT, LRR and PYD domains-containing protein 3-like; translation: MAERTGSGGVPVMSTSREVTSPGSVITELLANWDDSQLLQLTDFYRDRLEQAMEGGVHGVSLALTAENQFSGEEHQKISDLADKGERADSSKLLLSLVMEKGSRARRVMWETFVKMRIGVPKFDKILKEIQMYGSDPSHRSNPTQGLLKILSELKDAQQKHKETLRAQTEKLRANTILMTEKVKVFQLVDRYAELTVISTVRDRRLVEHELLARGRDHEEWREKHLRRKLEKIRTDQLFQSSFSRSKSKSGSSAAVAGVPGIGKTTMVQKIVYDWAMGKIYQQFQFVFSFKFRDLNSINCRKNLRQLIQDQYPYFGNILRDVWKNPEGLLFIFDGLDEFEHRVDFADSQRDTEPKHQCPDPEWCCEVSDILYSLIQGKLLPGCSVLVTTRPTALHLLDKAKISVWAEILGFVGEERKEYFIRYFEDQTVAEAVFKHLKENEILYTMSYNPSYCWILALALGPFFTQRVRDPQRVPKTITQLYSYYIYNILKNHSREIEKPRDVLLRVGQMAFRGVSERKIIFTYGDLISYNLQPSQFLSGFLMELLEREDSARCVVYTFPHLTIQEFVAAVAQFLTLHPKDILKFLTETHNMTDGRFEVFLRFVAGLSSPMTARGLEEFLGPFPHQTTCRVIDWVKEEVKRQSGNTRIASRKRSLLNTLHYLFESQNRGLAQAALGSVNKLSFSGMALTPIDCAVLSHVIGFCDTIKHLDLQGCHIQCEGIQRLGPGLHKCQELSLGGNELGDSGVKLVSAALRNPECKIHKLWLWDVGLTYSGAEDLASALRTNPSLTELGLGYNELGDSGIKLVSVALTNPKCGIEKLGLRDIGLTDSGAEDLASALSTNISLTELELGFNSLTDRSVPALRRLILALPSLKLIDLWRNQFSQTGGKELRSLQEPRPGLTVDL